From Micromonospora auratinigra:
CGTCGGTGGCCCCTGGTGGCTGCCCGCCGGGCCATCCTCACCACCGGGCCATCCTCACCACCTGGTTATCCTCACCACCGGGCCACCGTCGCCGGGACGTCGGCACCGTGGCGGGAGCGCAGCAGCTCCCGGCGGTGCGGGCCGCCGGAGATCCGGTGCAGGCGGTACGCCCCGGGCTTGCCCGCCTCGTCGGCCAGCGCCGAGACGGTCTGCCGGCACACCACCTCCTTGAGCCGCGCGGCGAGCCGACCGGCCAGATGCAGCGGCACCGCCTCGTCGTAGCGGTGGGCGAACTGGAAGGTGCCTCCGCGCCGCCCCAGGCTGAGGCACTGGCCGGCGAAGAGCTGCTGCAGCGGGGCCGGCCGCGCCCCGTCGAGCCGGCTGAGCACCGTGTCGGCGGCCCGGGCGCCCAGCGGGATAGCGGCCTGGCAGCTCATCCGCAGCGGCAGTCCGGACGGGGCCGCCGAGTCGCCGGCCGCGACGATCCGCGCGTCGTCGACGCTGGTCAGCGTCTCGTCGGTGAGCAGCCGACCCAGCGCGTCGGTGCGCAGTCCGCTGCGCGCGGCCAGGTCCGGCACGCCGAACCCGGCGGTCCAGATCGTCACCGCGCTGGGCAGCTCACGGCCGTCGGCGAGCCGCACCGCGTCGGCGGTCACCGTGGTCACCGAGGCGTGCGGGCCGGCCAGCACCGTCACGCCCAGCGCGGCCAGCCGCCGGGCCACCGCGCGCCGGCCGCCCGCGTGCAGGTACGGACCGAGCACACTGCCGCAGACCAGGGTCACCGGCCGGCCCGCCTCGGCCAGCTCGGCGGCGGTCTCGATGCCGGTCGGGCCGCCGCCGACCACGGTCACCGGGGCGGTGGCGGGCGTGGCGTCGAGGACCGGCCGCAGCCGGGCCGCCTCCTCCAGGCCGGCGATCGGGTACGCGTACCGGGCCGCCCCGGGCACCCGCGGGTCGGCGCTGCCGCTGCCCACCGCGTACACCAGGTAGTCGTAGTCGAGGTTGTCGCCGCCGGCCAGCGCCACCCCGCGGCCGGCCGGGTCGATCCGGGTGACCGTGTCGACGGTGAGCCGGACGGCGGGGGCCAGCACGTCGGAGTAGGCGACGACCGCGTCGTCGGAGCCGCCGACCAGCTGGTGCAGGCGGATCCGCTCGACGAAGGTCGCTCGCGGGTTGACCAGCGTGACGCTGACGCCGTCGCGGCTGGTCAGGCGGTTGGCGGCCATCACGCCGGCGTATCCGCCGCCGACCACGACCACCGTCGTTGTGCCCGTCATGATGTCTCCTTCGCTGCCTGGGTTCTGCCCACAAGACACCGACGGGTCGAGGACTGTGACAGGCGGTGAGCCAGGTCACCCGCGTACCGGTCGCGGGGTGCCGGTCAGCGGGAACAGCCCGGCCAGCACCAGCGCCGCGCCGATCGGCAGCAGGTCGAGGTTCACCGCGATCGCCACGAACCCGACCAGCACCAGCACCGGCCCCCAGACCGGGCACAGCCGGGCGGCGGCGGCCCGGTAGAGCAGCACCAGCAGACCCAGTTCGAACAGCGCCGGCCCGCCCAACAGCACCAGGTCCGACGGGGGCGCCGCCTCGGCGAAGCGCGGGAACAGGTCGCCCAGGATCACCCAGGCGAAGCCGACCGTGCCGAGCAGGCCGGCCGCCGTCGCCAGGTCGTCCACCGTCCGTCCCCGGGGCGAGCGGGTACGCAGCAGCCCGCGCAGCCCGAGCATCACCGCCGCGAACCCGACGACGCCGATCAGGAAGAGGGTGTGCCCGGTCAGCCAGGGCCAGCCGGCCTTGTTCCGGTGTCCGTCCAGGCCGTCCAGCAGGCGCAGCACCCCGTAGCCGAAGAGCAGCAGCGCGGACACCAGCGCGACCGGCCGCACCCAGCGGTACGCGCGAAGGGCGGATGTGTCGATGATCGTCATTGCCCCACCCTTCCCGCCGCCCCGCCCCGGGACATCCGGGCCCGACCCCCACCATCCCCCGACCTCGTACCCCGACCCGGTCTCGGGGCTCACCCCGGGCCGCGCCGCAGCCGCCTGCCGCGATCTTGCAGTTGTGGCCCCCGGGGCGGGCGTTCTGCCCGGAATGAAGGGGCAGCAAGTGCAAGATCGCGAGATGCCGGGTGGCTCGGCGGGTGGCGCGGGATATCCCGTCGCTCGGTGGGGCGGTGGCGGTTACCGTGCAGCGGTGTCCCGCACCGTGACTCTCGCGCTGGTCGATTCCGCTGGTACCCCGCTCGGGGCGTTGCCGTCGTTCGGCGTGCCGGAGCCGTGGTGGCAGGAGGTCGGCTCGATCGTCGACGGGGCACGCCGGCGGTACGGCGTCGAGGTGAGCGTGCTGCGGCTGCTCACCGCCGACCGGGCCGCCCCACCGGGCGGGTGCGTCAGCTACCTGGCCGAGGTGGGCGCGCCGCCGCGCGTACCCCTGGCACCGGTGACCGTGGACCTCGCGCCGCAGCCACGGCGCGCCCCGTGGGCGCAGCCCGGCGGCCCGGCCCGCAGCCTGGCCTGGGCCAAGCGCGAACTCGACCGGCTCGGCCGGCCGGTGACCGGCGTCAACCAGCAGCGCAGCTGGAACCTGTCGGCGATCTGGCGGCTCGACGGGCCGCAGGGCAGCGCCTGGCTCAAGCAGGTGCCCGCGTTCTTCCGGCACGAGGCCGCCGTGCTGCGCTGGCTCGCCACCGCTACCCCCGACCTCGCCCCGACCCTGCTCGCCGCCGACGACACCGGCCGGATCCTGCTCGACCACATTCCCGGCGACGACCGGTACGCCGCCGACCAGGCCGAGCGTGCCGCCATCGCCGCCGACCAGCACACCGTGCAGCGCCGGGCCATCGGCGACGCGGATGCATTGGTGGCGGCCGGCGTCCCCGATCTGCGCGGCCCGACGCTGGCCCGGTGGATCCGCGACCGGCTCGCCGGCCACGACACCTCGGTCGTTGCCGACCTGCTCGCCGATCTCGACGCCCGGATGGACCGGGTGCGCGCGTGCGGCCTGCCCGACACCCTCGTGCACGGCGACCTGCACCCCGGCAACGTGCGCGGCGACGGCCGCAGCCGCACGATCATCGACTGGGGCGACGCGTTCGTCGGGCATCCCGCCTTCGACATCCTGGAGCTGACCGAGGGCCTCGACGAGATCGACACCGCGCCGCTGGTCGCCGCCTGGGCCGCCCGCTGGCGTGCCGAGCGCCCCGACAGCGACCCGGAGCGCGCCGTCGACCTGCTGCGGCCGGTCGCAGCGCTGCGGCTGGCCGCCGTGTACGCGATGTTCCTGGCCAACATCGAACCGAGCGAGCACCCGTACCACCGCGACGACGTCCCGGCCTGCCTGGAGCGTGCCGCAGGACTGGCCTGACAGGGGGCTCGCGTCCGGCGGTCGAAGCGTGCCGATCGGGGGTCGGGCCGCTGCTGCTAATCGGTGGCTCTGGGGTGTCCGGTGCCTGCGTGCTTGATCCAACAGGTGCGGGCGTCGTGGTCCACGAGATACCAGACGCGGCCACCGGCGGTGACCTCGCACTGCCACTGCGGCAGCGTCTTGCCGTTGTGCACCCCGGCAGCGAGGGAGCCTTTGAGCGGGTGCTGGCGGCTGGTCGGTGGTGCGGGGCATGGGATGGCCTCAATGGCGTCGAACGCGGCGCGGGTGTTGGCTGCGGCCTGGCGACACAGCTCTTCCCAGCCCTTGGCCGCGTCGTTGGTGGCGAAGCGCAGCGTGTAGCCACCGGGGCGTGGCGGTGGCGCGGCTCGGTCGCCGCGTTTGGCGCTCACTCGTCGTCCGGGCGCGTGACCAGCCCGAAGTCGTCGGCGCTCGGCGCGGCCAGAACGCGATGCAGGTCGGGGTCGGCGTGGATCTCGGCGGTGTGCCGCCACTCGGCGAGTAGTTGCGACAGCGCCGCGGTGTTGCCCACTGCGGCGGCGGCCTCGGCGGTTGCGACGAACTCGCCTGCCATCTGCGTGGCGTCGGCGGGCGGCAGGAAACGCACCCAGGGCAGCACAGTAGGCAGCGCCTCGCGTACCAGGCCGGGGTCTCGGCGGACCAGACTCGCCAGCAGCCGGGCGGTCAGGTCCACCACCTCCCCTTCAGCCTCGGCCCGGTCAGCGGACATCAGCACCAGGTCGGCAGCGTCACGGCGTCGCAGCCGCACCGCCCGGGCACGGGTCAGCCGCTCAGCGGTCTCTGCGGGCTGGCGCAGCAGTTCGGAGAACGGCACGGACTCCGACGGCATCGACATGACATCAATACTACTTCAGAAGTGGGCGAGGCGCTCTCTGTCGGTGGCTGGCGTGGATGTCGCATCATGGCGTGGTGATCGACTTCAAGCGCAAGCACCATCACAAGAAGAAGAAGCACAACGACTGGTGCGACTGCGACGGCTGCGACTGTGACGGCCCGGACTGCTGCGACTTCGGGCTCTTCTCGTTCCTGCTGACGCTGGGTTCGGTCGCCGCCGGTGTGGTCCGTACGCCCGGAGTGGACCGGGCGGGCCGGGCGGCGATCCTCGGCTACCGGCGCTGGCTGTCGCACCGCTGGCCCGGCCAGTGCCGCTTCACCCCCACGTGCAGCGCCTACGGCCTGGCCGCGGTGGAGAGGTACGGCCTCGCGGCGGGTGGCCGGCTCGCCGCCGACCGGCTGCGCCGCTGCAAGCCGCACGTCCCGCGCGGCACCCACGACCCGCTGCGCTGAGGGTTTGTAACAAGTCGTTGACACAAGCGGCGGAATGTCTCACGCTCCTTGTGTCAACGGCTTGATGCAAGGGAGTGGTTCCATGGTTGGCACGGTGGTCGTCGCGCTCCTGGTGCTGCCGCTGCTGGCCGTCGCGCTGGCCCCGGCACGAGGGCCGGCGGTGGCGACCGCGCCGCCGGCGCGTACCCGGCGACGCTGGCGGGTGGCCGGCTGCGCGGTCGGCACGGTGGTCGCCGTGCTGGCCGCCGGCCTCGATCCGCTGGGCCGGGGCGTGCTGCTGGCCGCGCCGCTGTTCGGGCTCTGCCTGCTCGCCGGGGTGGTGGCCGGGGAGAGCCGGGCACTGCGCCCGACCGGCTCGACCCGGCAGGCCGCCCTGGAGACCCGCCAGCTCCGGCACCACCTGCCGCGCCGCCCGGCCAGGGCGGTCGTCGTCGCCGGGCTGGCCCTGGCCGCCCTGTCGAGCGCGACCACGGCCGCCGCGTCCCCCGACGACCAGGGCCGCGCCGGTCGTGTCCTCGCCTACGACTGCG
This genomic window contains:
- a CDS encoding NAD(P)/FAD-dependent oxidoreductase, with protein sequence MTGTTTVVVVGGGYAGVMAANRLTSRDGVSVTLVNPRATFVERIRLHQLVGGSDDAVVAYSDVLAPAVRLTVDTVTRIDPAGRGVALAGGDNLDYDYLVYAVGSGSADPRVPGAARYAYPIAGLEEAARLRPVLDATPATAPVTVVGGGPTGIETAAELAEAGRPVTLVCGSVLGPYLHAGGRRAVARRLAALGVTVLAGPHASVTTVTADAVRLADGRELPSAVTIWTAGFGVPDLAARSGLRTDALGRLLTDETLTSVDDARIVAAGDSAAPSGLPLRMSCQAAIPLGARAADTVLSRLDGARPAPLQQLFAGQCLSLGRRGGTFQFAHRYDEAVPLHLAGRLAARLKEVVCRQTVSALADEAGKPGAYRLHRISGGPHRRELLRSRHGADVPATVARW
- a CDS encoding phosphotransferase family protein; the protein is MSRTVTLALVDSAGTPLGALPSFGVPEPWWQEVGSIVDGARRRYGVEVSVLRLLTADRAAPPGGCVSYLAEVGAPPRVPLAPVTVDLAPQPRRAPWAQPGGPARSLAWAKRELDRLGRPVTGVNQQRSWNLSAIWRLDGPQGSAWLKQVPAFFRHEAAVLRWLATATPDLAPTLLAADDTGRILLDHIPGDDRYAADQAERAAIAADQHTVQRRAIGDADALVAAGVPDLRGPTLARWIRDRLAGHDTSVVADLLADLDARMDRVRACGLPDTLVHGDLHPGNVRGDGRSRTIIDWGDAFVGHPAFDILELTEGLDEIDTAPLVAAWAARWRAERPDSDPERAVDLLRPVAALRLAAVYAMFLANIEPSEHPYHRDDVPACLERAAGLA
- the yidD gene encoding membrane protein insertion efficiency factor YidD — translated: MIDFKRKHHHKKKKHNDWCDCDGCDCDGPDCCDFGLFSFLLTLGSVAAGVVRTPGVDRAGRAAILGYRRWLSHRWPGQCRFTPTCSAYGLAAVERYGLAAGGRLAADRLRRCKPHVPRGTHDPLR